A single window of Tiliqua scincoides isolate rTilSci1 chromosome 10, rTilSci1.hap2, whole genome shotgun sequence DNA harbors:
- the MYCBP gene encoding C-Myc-binding protein isoform X2: MANYKAADSKREQFRRYLEKSGVMDTLTKVLVALYEEPEKPNCALEYPFLGYSESSPQVAFQRPHYQPLIITRVEFADNKKRVLNRR; encoded by the exons ATGGCGAACTACAAG gccGCCGACTCCAAGAGGGAGCAGTTCAGGCGCTACCTGGAGAAGTCTGGAGTGATGGACACGCTCACCAAAG TCCTGGTGGCCCTGTACGAAGAACCTGAGAAACCCAACTGTGCCTTAGAGTATCCTTTCttgggctactcagaa agcagccctcaggtagccttccagagacctcattatcaacctctcatcatcaccagggttgaatttgcagataacaagaAGAGAGTCTTGAACAgaagataa
- the GJA9 gene encoding gap junction alpha-9 protein produces MGDWNFLGGILEEVHIHSTMIGKIWLTILFIFRMLVLGVAAEDVWNDEQSEFICNTDQPGCRNVCYDHAFPISLIRYWVLQVIFVSSPSLVYMGHALYRLRTLEKERQKKKAQVRVELEVAGFEMMEDRRRLERELRHLEHKKLNKAPLQGSLLCTYVIHIFTRSALEIGFMIGQYLLYGFQLDPLYKCQRDPCPNVVDCFVSRPTEKTVFIVFMQLIATVSLCLNVLEIAHLGFKKIRKGVCGPDANEEECDDTCCVNKSKMTSVIVHPCIGVSAMPQKTLPTAPSGYNLLMENQLCLVHNSHSENSNNYSCYEEQEEVPVAGVTGSYPLNTSSNNSEGLNKALETKISVPQSQGEKKKEPRRSEAFVDGTSNVAWPRWAERPSELSALSPERNSLPVNCAQRPQGAGDSCSTGAESGGGSVVDSPPTRSHPGQQSPLGRSKPRALFKTEHKRLSSWPDVPDSAEEKSPESKHSSRRRRQSRKDEEGSPLLTLSPLRQVSMASNASGSSGGNSTRRAPTDLQI; encoded by the coding sequence ATGGGAGATTGGAATTTCCTGGGAGGAATTTTGGAGGAAGTCCATATTCACTCCACAATGATTGGCAAGATCTGGTTGACCATCCTCTTCATATTCCGGATGCTTGTTCTCGGAGTGGCCGCCGAAGATGTCTGGAATGATGAGCAGAGTGAATTCATATGCAACACAGACCAACCTGGGTGCAGGAATGTCTGTTACGACCACGCCTTCCCCATTTCTCTCATCCGATATTGGGTTCTGCAAGTGATTTTTGTCTCCTCGCCTTCCTTGGTGTACATGGGGCATGCCTTATATCGACTGAGAACTTTGGAAAAGGAGAGGCAGAAGAAAAAAGCACAGGTGAGGGTCGAACTGGAAGTGGCAGGATTTGAAATGATGGAAGATCGTCGAAGACTCGAGAGGGAACTCCGGCACCTGGAGCATAAAAAGCTCAACAAAGCCCCCCTCCAAGGCTCCTTGCTTTGCACTTATGTGATCCACATTTTTACGAGATCGGCCCTTGAAATTGGGTTCATGATTGGTCAGTACCTTCTGTACGGCTTTCAGCTCGACCCTCTTTATAAGTGCCAAAGAGATCCTTGTCCCAACGTAGTTGACTGCTTTGTATCACGGCCCACCGAGAAGACGGTATTCATTGTCTTCATGCAATTGATTGCGACGGTTTCGCTGTGCCTGAATGTCCTTGAAATTGCCCACCTGGGTTTCAAGAAGatcaggaagggggtgtgtgggCCTGATGCCAATGAAGAAGAATGTGACGACACCTGCTGTGTCAACAAATCCAAGATGACCTCCGTCATAGTACACCCATGCATTGGGGTCTCTGCCATGCCACAGAAGACCCTCCCTACTGCTCCAAGTGGATACAACTTGCTTATGGAGAACCAGCTCTGCCTGGTTCACAACAGCCATTCAGAGAACAGTAACAACTACAGTTGTTATGAGGAACAAGAGGAGGTCCCAGTTGCTGGAGTGACAGGCAGCTACCCCCTGAACACCAGTTCAAATAATAGTGAAGGATTAAACAAAGCCCTCGAAACCAAGATCTCTGTGCCTCAGAGCCAGGGGGAGAAGAAAAAGGAGCCCCGTCGCTCAGAGGCTTTTGTGGATGGTACTTCTAACGTGGCCTGGCCAAGGTGGGCTGAGAGACCTTCTGAGTTGTCGGCTCTGTCCCCTGAGAGGAACTCTCTGCCTGTTAACTGTGCCCAAAGGCCACAGGGGGCCGGTGACTCCTGCTCTACTGGGGCCGAGAGTGGAGGGGGATCCGTAGTAGATTCTCCTCCAACACGCAGTCATCCTGGACAGCAGAGCCCCCTGGGCAGAAGCAAGCCCAGAGCCCTTTTCAAGACTGAGCATAAGAGACTCAGTAGCTGGCCTGATGTTCCAGACTCCGCAGAGGAGAAGAGTCCAGAGTCCAAACACagtagcaggaggaggaggcagagtaGGAAGGATGAAGAAGGCAGCCCTTTGCTGACTCTCTCCCCTCTGCGGCAGGTGTCGATGGCCAGCAatgccagtggcagcagtgggggcaacAGCACCAGACGGGCACCCACTGACCTCCAGATCTGA
- the MYCBP gene encoding C-Myc-binding protein isoform X1: MANYKAADSKREQFRRYLEKSGVMDTLTKVLVALYEEPEKPNCALDFLKHHLGAAAPENPEVEALRLEVAEMKEKYEAVLEENKKLKAKLAQYEPPLEEKKE, encoded by the exons ATGGCGAACTACAAG gccGCCGACTCCAAGAGGGAGCAGTTCAGGCGCTACCTGGAGAAGTCTGGAGTGATGGACACGCTCACCAAAG TCCTGGTGGCCCTGTACGAAGAACCTGAGAAACCCAACTGTGCCTTAGA CTTCCTGAAACATCACTTAGGAGCTGCTGCTCCAGAAAATCCTGAAGTGGAGGCCCTCCGCTTGGAAGTGGCAGAGATGAAAGAGAAGTATGAAGCTGTACTGGAAGAAAATAAGAAACTGAAGGCAAAG CTGGCTCAGTATGAACCACctctggaagaaaagaaagaataa